Proteins from one Heliomicrobium undosum genomic window:
- a CDS encoding chlorophyllide a reductase iron protein subunit X: MSEKNFYAVYGKGGSGKSFVISNLSNATARLGKRVLQIGCDPKHDSTVILFNGVNPPTLLEYWAELNEHSDEVEPTPRVEDIIFKGKGVYALEIGGPEVAIGCGGRGISLGFEVLEKMGLYKWDFDYVFLDFLGDVVCGGFGVPISKSIAKSIILVAGNDHQSLYVANNICSAVASFAKLGGKSRILGMIINKDDGSGYAEQFCDTVGIKVLAKIPNNPEVAKLNVAFELVSDIPPYDKLFQDLVKRLPEETGVLPKPMDFEAFSKIYRDIPQVQLERVTVEEMFNR, translated from the coding sequence CAAGAGCTTCGTCATTTCCAACCTATCCAACGCAACGGCCCGTCTGGGCAAGCGGGTCCTTCAGATCGGCTGCGACCCCAAACACGACTCAACGGTCATCCTCTTCAACGGTGTCAACCCGCCGACCCTGTTGGAATACTGGGCCGAACTGAACGAGCACTCTGACGAGGTGGAACCAACACCCCGCGTGGAGGACATCATCTTCAAGGGAAAAGGCGTCTACGCCTTGGAGATTGGCGGCCCGGAAGTGGCCATCGGCTGCGGCGGCCGCGGCATCTCCCTCGGCTTTGAAGTCCTGGAGAAAATGGGCCTCTACAAATGGGACTTTGACTACGTCTTTCTGGACTTCCTGGGCGACGTGGTCTGCGGCGGCTTCGGCGTTCCGATCAGCAAGTCCATCGCTAAATCAATCATCCTCGTCGCCGGCAACGACCACCAGTCCCTCTATGTGGCGAACAACATTTGCTCGGCTGTGGCCTCCTTCGCCAAACTGGGCGGCAAGTCCCGCATCCTGGGCATGATCATCAACAAGGACGACGGCAGCGGCTACGCCGAACAGTTCTGCGACACCGTCGGCATCAAGGTGCTGGCGAAGATCCCGAACAACCCGGAAGTGGCGAAGTTGAACGTGGCCTTCGAACTGGTCAGCGACATCCCGCCCTACGACAAGCTCTTCCAAGACCTCGTAAAGCGGTTGCCGGAAGAGACGGGTGTATTGCCGAAGCCGATGGATTTTGAGGCATTCTCGAAGATCTACCGGGATATCCCGCAGGTGCAGTTGGAGCGGGTGACGGTGGAGGAGATGTTTAATCGGTAA
- a CDS encoding ATP-binding protein, which produces MEISYTPQVFVAKELREVSRDFTKPEEMIREAIHNSLDAGATEIYIAVSTDDTHGVDDELLIEIIDNGEGMDSYELKSFFDLGASKKRRNKKTIGEKGHGTKIFYNSTEVIVITKTSEGKTIRAVLAEPLKKLNVSVRKGCDNPPIVLMEELDTEDNCLSSMKSGTYISIRGYDSNVTATFSHKFLKDYILWFTAWGSVGNEIDSVEKPNCRLFLRGFGTNQYEEIPYGHPFPPESYNFDLLNTIDDRRPENFYIRRWVLPNIPVNDFPQHSIDIVFGVEGDGAKRKFNEMLKWPGKPTNNRYRGDDQYTVSERYGIYLCKDYVPIQRKNEEFAERSEWTKWHAFVNSQSFELTANRATVDNTPKRLLNSIINTAKNVIADLILGTPEYLEFAERVKIEAGRRKAELERKQVKRRLAKVKDKKHFVITKDNKKLEFLEPKSEQGVIWLLAQINALWPQTFKWRVLDIDSHFGYDLLVEQPHIVTNVGEHRFVECKYKLTDGEDFNHSFLYLHQVICWESPLLQDDEITDIQGMKYRFQMFDKNSNEKMRKYFLDSGRPNKIEVIILSRFLEDNFNLTTI; this is translated from the coding sequence ATGGAAATTAGTTACACACCTCAAGTTTTCGTTGCAAAGGAACTTCGTGAGGTTTCAAGAGACTTCACAAAACCGGAAGAAATGATTAGAGAGGCAATCCATAATTCTCTTGATGCGGGAGCGACTGAAATCTATATTGCCGTTTCAACAGACGATACTCACGGGGTAGACGATGAATTATTAATAGAGATTATCGATAATGGTGAAGGAATGGACTCGTATGAATTAAAATCTTTTTTTGATTTAGGTGCCAGCAAAAAAAGAAGAAACAAAAAGACTATCGGCGAAAAAGGGCATGGAACAAAAATTTTTTATAACAGCACCGAAGTAATCGTAATCACAAAAACGTCAGAAGGTAAGACTATTAGGGCTGTATTGGCTGAGCCGTTAAAAAAGCTAAATGTATCAGTAAGAAAAGGTTGCGATAATCCACCAATTGTTTTGATGGAGGAACTTGATACAGAGGATAATTGCTTGAGTAGCATGAAATCCGGAACATATATATCAATTAGAGGTTACGACAGTAATGTTACCGCTACCTTTAGCCACAAATTTTTAAAAGACTATATTTTATGGTTTACAGCGTGGGGGAGTGTAGGTAATGAAATTGATAGCGTTGAAAAACCAAACTGTAGGTTATTTTTAAGGGGCTTTGGAACTAATCAATACGAAGAAATACCCTATGGGCATCCATTCCCACCTGAAAGTTATAATTTTGATTTATTAAATACCATTGACGATAGAAGACCCGAAAATTTTTACATAAGAAGATGGGTATTGCCTAACATACCAGTTAACGATTTTCCGCAACATAGTATCGATATTGTATTTGGGGTGGAAGGTGATGGAGCTAAAAGAAAATTTAACGAAATGTTAAAATGGCCGGGTAAACCTACAAACAATCGGTATCGTGGAGATGACCAATATACAGTATCTGAAAGATACGGGATTTATTTGTGCAAAGACTATGTTCCAATACAACGTAAAAATGAGGAATTTGCTGAACGATCGGAGTGGACGAAGTGGCATGCATTTGTTAACAGTCAATCGTTTGAGTTAACAGCAAACAGAGCTACTGTAGATAATACACCAAAGAGGCTGTTGAATAGCATAATTAACACTGCTAAAAATGTAATCGCGGATTTAATTTTAGGTACCCCGGAATACCTTGAATTTGCTGAACGTGTAAAAATTGAGGCGGGTAGAAGAAAAGCAGAATTGGAAAGAAAACAAGTAAAAAGAAGATTAGCGAAGGTTAAGGACAAAAAACACTTTGTTATTACAAAAGATAATAAAAAGTTAGAGTTTTTAGAACCCAAAAGTGAACAGGGGGTTATTTGGCTATTAGCACAAATAAACGCGCTATGGCCTCAAACGTTTAAATGGAGAGTTCTTGATATTGATTCCCATTTTGGATACGACCTATTAGTCGAGCAACCACATATCGTAACTAACGTTGGGGAGCATAGGTTTGTAGAGTGTAAATATAAATTGACGGATGGTGAAGATTTTAATCACTCTTTTTTATATTTACATCAAGTAATTTGTTGGGAATCACCACTCTTACAAGATGATGAGATTACTGATATTCAAGGAATGAAATATAGATTTCAGATGTTTGACAAAAACAGCAATGAGAAAATGAGGAAATATTTTCTCGATAGCGGTAGGCCGAATAAAATAGAAGTGATTATTTTAAGTAGATTTCTGGAAGATAACTTTAATTTAACTACAATATGA
- a CDS encoding uracil-DNA glycosylase: MNDVFASFTKEQRMADLYESVQHCTLCERLRDRVKVLSEKNGNINSKVLFIAEAPGRLGADRTRIPLYGDRTGDNFEILLRSIGWRREDIFITNAVLCNPREEKGTNGTPTKKELKNCSCYLMMTIELVKPKIIVTLGKTALDALNIISSHTTQLKSGVGKRFLWNEYTVIPFYHPGPRAMIHRDFQKQKADFEKLLRYVMTWEQ; the protein is encoded by the coding sequence ATGAACGACGTATTTGCTTCCTTCACGAAAGAACAACGGATGGCGGATCTTTACGAATCTGTACAGCATTGCACCCTATGTGAACGGTTAAGAGACCGAGTCAAAGTACTATCAGAAAAAAACGGAAACATCAACTCAAAAGTGTTGTTTATCGCCGAAGCTCCGGGGCGTCTAGGTGCGGATCGCACCAGAATCCCCCTTTATGGGGATAGAACGGGAGATAACTTCGAAATATTGCTACGCAGCATCGGTTGGCGTCGTGAGGATATCTTTATCACAAATGCCGTCTTATGCAATCCTCGGGAAGAAAAGGGAACAAACGGGACACCTACCAAAAAAGAGTTAAAAAACTGTAGCTGCTACTTAATGATGACGATTGAGTTGGTAAAACCGAAGATAATTGTTACGCTTGGAAAAACTGCATTAGACGCTCTGAATATTATCTCTTCGCATACTACTCAATTAAAGTCTGGGGTAGGTAAACGCTTTCTTTGGAACGAATATACTGTTATTCCCTTTTACCATCCTGGCCCAAGGGCTATGATACATAGAGATTTTCAGAAACAGAAAGCAGACTTTGAAAAATTATTAAGATATGTAATGACATGGGAGCAATAA